From one Angustibacter luteus genomic stretch:
- a CDS encoding metallophosphoesterase — protein MQIRPITSPQGRRVARRVGIGLLALFGFLVGAAVAPAAHAQIGPLTVDVHVRPSLTPGATVDLPPVGSVQFPTHSTPLQVQASIRAVDLDQARALIDNPARLTKLTEQAPDDVRWAAARALGWSLLFGFAGAALLSYLATRSRRGVALGMAVVTGATAVLAAATALTFDSAQLAQPRFTGLLSSAPYVQRRTSTLAERLESYRSGLSDFVQSVTTLYAVGQQLPRPGGGLSGDVTTVLHISDLHLNPIGFDLADRLVDQFGVELVVDSGDLSTWGTPMEEGFVNRVGSLKVPYVFVRGNHDSQTIADAVARQKNATVLDGDVTSLLGLRIAGVADPRDLPAEGSKDDVGKDEVAASVQRLAGVVDGYDAAHPDEPVQVAVVHDPTRLDALRGKVPLILSGHMHKRDVTYADGTRTMVEGSTGGAGLTADGLRRLSEGDPVPLEATLLYFAKSGPDAGRLLAYDAVTVGGLGLTSVSIDRTLVPRDEVNPPTPTPTPSPTSPSPSGSDSPSGG, from the coding sequence ATGCAGATTCGCCCCATCACCTCCCCGCAGGGACGACGCGTCGCGCGCCGGGTCGGCATCGGCCTGCTCGCGCTGTTCGGCTTCCTGGTCGGCGCCGCGGTCGCCCCCGCCGCGCATGCCCAGATCGGCCCGCTGACCGTCGACGTCCACGTCCGGCCCAGCCTGACCCCCGGCGCCACCGTGGACCTGCCCCCGGTGGGCTCCGTGCAGTTCCCCACCCACTCGACGCCGCTGCAGGTCCAGGCGTCCATCCGCGCGGTGGACCTCGACCAGGCCCGCGCGCTGATCGACAACCCGGCCCGGCTGACGAAGCTGACCGAGCAGGCACCGGACGACGTCCGCTGGGCCGCCGCTCGCGCACTCGGCTGGTCGCTCCTGTTCGGTTTCGCCGGCGCCGCGCTGCTCAGCTACCTGGCCACCCGCAGCCGGCGGGGGGTCGCGCTCGGCATGGCGGTGGTCACCGGCGCCACGGCGGTGCTGGCCGCCGCGACGGCGCTCACGTTCGACAGCGCGCAGCTCGCCCAGCCCCGGTTCACCGGCCTGCTCAGCAGCGCGCCGTACGTGCAGCGGCGGACGTCGACCCTGGCCGAGCGGCTGGAGTCCTACCGGTCGGGCCTGTCCGACTTCGTGCAGTCGGTGACGACCCTGTACGCGGTCGGCCAGCAGCTGCCCCGACCCGGCGGCGGGCTCAGCGGCGACGTGACGACCGTGCTGCACATCAGCGACCTGCACCTGAACCCCATCGGCTTCGACCTCGCCGACCGCTTGGTGGACCAGTTCGGTGTCGAGCTGGTGGTCGACTCGGGCGACCTGAGCACCTGGGGGACGCCGATGGAGGAGGGCTTCGTGAACCGGGTCGGCTCGCTGAAGGTGCCGTACGTGTTCGTCCGCGGCAACCACGACAGCCAGACCATCGCGGACGCCGTGGCCCGGCAGAAGAACGCGACCGTGCTCGACGGCGACGTCACCAGCCTGCTCGGGCTGCGCATCGCGGGCGTCGCCGACCCGCGGGACCTGCCCGCCGAAGGCAGCAAGGACGACGTCGGCAAGGACGAGGTCGCGGCGTCCGTGCAGCGGCTGGCGGGCGTCGTCGACGGCTACGACGCCGCGCACCCGGACGAGCCCGTGCAGGTCGCCGTGGTGCACGACCCGACCCGGTTGGACGCGCTGCGCGGCAAGGTGCCGCTCATCTTGTCCGGGCACATGCACAAGCGGGACGTCACGTACGCCGACGGCACCCGCACCATGGTCGAGGGCTCCACCGGCGGCGCCGGCCTGACCGCCGACGGGCTCCGCCGGCTCAGCGAGGGCGACCCGGTGCCGCTCGAGGCGACGCTCCTCTACTTCGCCAAGTCGGGGCCGGACGCCGGGCGCCTGCTGGCGTACGACGCGGTCACGGTCGGTGGGCTCGGCCTCACCTCCGTGAGCATCGACCGCACCCTCGTCCCGCGCGACGAGGTGAACCCGCCGACCCCCACGCCGACCCCGTCACCCACCTCCCCGTCGCCGTCCGGAAGCGACTCGCCGAGCGGAGGGTAA
- a CDS encoding NUDIX hydrolase: MTAQVVALPAPVDDGTVRAAGALLWRGRGKGLEVAVVHRPKYDDWSWPKGKLDPGESWAEAAVREVLEETGLHARLGIPLPLARYEVGTSRPYRRKVVQYWAAQVVASGGHLTDEVDEVRWLPADQARGRLHYRRDQVQLDALIEADAHGTIDARPLLVVRHASSVSRRRWKQDDVQRPLDEAGRERASELIPLLSAYQVQRLVTSDAERCAATLAPYARATGGRLRGRHALSEEGFAADAGGAVRVVAKLLAKGEPAALCTHRPVLPTVLGALAERSASERVAAALRESAGPGLVKGEVLVAHVSGQGEDARVVAVERHDTY, translated from the coding sequence GTGACCGCGCAGGTGGTCGCCCTGCCCGCACCGGTGGACGACGGCACCGTGCGGGCCGCCGGTGCGCTGCTCTGGCGCGGGCGCGGCAAGGGGCTCGAGGTCGCCGTCGTGCACCGGCCCAAGTACGACGACTGGTCGTGGCCGAAGGGGAAGCTGGACCCGGGTGAGTCCTGGGCGGAGGCCGCGGTCCGCGAGGTGCTGGAGGAGACCGGCCTGCACGCCCGCCTGGGCATCCCCCTGCCGCTGGCCCGGTACGAGGTCGGCACCAGCCGCCCCTACCGGCGCAAGGTCGTGCAGTACTGGGCCGCGCAGGTGGTGGCCAGCGGCGGGCACCTGACCGACGAGGTGGACGAGGTGCGCTGGCTACCCGCCGACCAGGCCCGCGGTCGCCTGCACTACCGGCGCGACCAGGTGCAGCTCGACGCGCTGATCGAGGCCGACGCCCATGGCACCATCGACGCCCGGCCGCTGCTCGTCGTCCGGCACGCGAGCAGCGTGTCGCGTCGTCGGTGGAAGCAGGACGACGTCCAGCGCCCGCTCGACGAGGCTGGTCGCGAGCGCGCGAGCGAGCTGATCCCGTTGCTGTCCGCCTACCAGGTGCAACGGCTGGTGACCTCGGACGCCGAGCGCTGCGCGGCGACGCTGGCGCCGTACGCGCGGGCGACCGGTGGCCGGCTACGCGGCCGGCACGCTCTCAGCGAGGAAGGGTTCGCCGCCGACGCCGGGGGCGCCGTGAGGGTCGTGGCCAAGCTGCTGGCCAAGGGTGAGCCGGCCGCGCTGTGCACGCACCGCCCGGTGCTGCCGACCGTGCTCGGGGCCCTCGCGGAGCGGTCGGCGTCCGAGCGGGTGGCCGCCGCGCTGCGCGAGTCCGCGGGCCCCGGCCTGGTCAAGGGTGAGGTCCTGGTGGCACACGTGAGCGGTCAGGGCGAGGACGCCCGGGTCGTCGCCGTGGAACGGCACGACACGTACTGA
- a CDS encoding ABC transporter ATP-binding protein — MSAAAIEIQGLRKSYRRRGRSTTPALDGLDLTVDAGGVHGFLGPNGSGKTTTIRVLLGLAAADGGTARIFGRVVPRELPLVVGHVGALVENPLFLPGLSGRVQLRLLAQSVGVPDTRVDEVLERVALHERADERVKGYSLGMRQRLGIAAALLKDPRLLILDEPSNGLDPAGMKEMRDLVRALGADGHTVFLSSHLLGEVQQVCDTVAILSRGRCLVQGPVRDVLAAHASGAVTVVMTDADTAAASTVLAEAGYDVHPGPDGRLQVSRPDAADSTGPVDPAQLNRLLGERGLWARELTPVAADLESAFLEITRGQGLGDDAGAAA; from the coding sequence GTGAGCGCCGCTGCGATCGAGATCCAGGGACTTCGCAAGAGCTACCGACGGCGCGGCCGGAGCACCACCCCTGCCCTCGACGGCCTGGACCTGACCGTGGACGCCGGCGGCGTGCACGGCTTCCTGGGGCCCAACGGGTCGGGCAAGACGACCACGATCCGGGTCCTGCTCGGGCTCGCCGCGGCGGACGGCGGCACCGCCCGGATCTTCGGACGCGTCGTCCCGCGCGAGCTGCCCCTGGTGGTCGGTCACGTGGGTGCGCTGGTGGAGAACCCGCTCTTCCTTCCCGGGCTGAGCGGGCGCGTCCAGCTGCGGCTGCTCGCGCAGTCCGTCGGCGTGCCGGACACCCGGGTCGACGAGGTGCTGGAGCGCGTCGCGCTGCACGAGCGGGCGGACGAGCGGGTCAAGGGCTACTCGCTGGGCATGCGCCAGCGGCTCGGCATCGCGGCGGCCCTGCTCAAGGACCCGCGCCTGCTCATCCTGGACGAGCCGAGCAACGGCCTCGACCCGGCCGGGATGAAGGAGATGCGCGACCTGGTGCGCGCGCTCGGCGCGGACGGGCACACGGTGTTCCTGTCGTCGCACCTGCTCGGCGAGGTGCAGCAGGTCTGCGACACGGTGGCGATCCTGTCCCGCGGGCGCTGCCTGGTGCAGGGGCCGGTGCGCGACGTGCTCGCCGCGCACGCCAGTGGGGCGGTCACCGTCGTCATGACGGACGCCGACACCGCGGCTGCGAGCACCGTGCTGGCGGAGGCGGGGTACGACGTCCACCCCGGTCCGGACGGCCGGCTGCAGGTCTCGCGCCCCGACGCTGCCGACTCGACCGGGCCGGTCGACCCCGCCCAGCTGAACCGGCTGCTCGGCGAGCGCGGGCTGTGGGCCCGTGAGCTGACGCCGGTCGCGGCCGACCTGGAGAGCGCCTTCCTGGAGATCACTCGCGGCCAGGGCCTCGGGGACGACGCCGGAGCAGCGGCGTGA
- the pstA gene encoding phosphate ABC transporter permease PstA, whose protein sequence is MSILTADPPTAEVGDDQLTHRSRGRQVRNAAATVIVVACFLIAIVPLAWILFTVVSKGFHLLLDVHWWTNSQQGITARRVGGGAYHAIVGTLLQALVTAIISVPIGVLTAVYLVEYGRGKLARVVSFMVDILTGIPSIVAALFIYALWVTTLGLNRVAFAVSLALVLLMVPVVVRSTEEMLKLVPNELREASYALGVPKWRTIVLVVLPTAFSGIVTGVLLGLARVMGETAPLLILGPYAKSINTDLFNGFMAALPTMINQDRTEVLQPALDRVWAAALTLVLLILVLSIAGRIVARLGAVKQ, encoded by the coding sequence ATGAGCATCCTGACGGCCGACCCGCCGACCGCCGAGGTCGGGGACGACCAGCTGACGCACCGTTCGCGCGGGCGGCAGGTGCGCAACGCCGCCGCCACCGTGATCGTGGTGGCCTGCTTCCTGATCGCCATCGTCCCGCTGGCATGGATCCTGTTCACCGTGGTGAGCAAGGGCTTCCACCTGCTGCTCGACGTCCACTGGTGGACCAACTCCCAGCAGGGGATCACGGCTCGGCGGGTCGGCGGCGGCGCGTACCACGCGATCGTCGGCACCTTGCTGCAGGCACTGGTCACCGCGATCATCTCGGTGCCGATCGGCGTCCTGACCGCCGTCTACCTGGTGGAGTACGGCCGCGGGAAGCTCGCGCGCGTGGTCAGCTTCATGGTGGACATCCTCACCGGCATCCCGTCGATCGTCGCCGCCCTGTTCATCTACGCCCTCTGGGTCACCACGCTCGGGCTGAACCGGGTCGCGTTCGCCGTCTCGCTGGCCCTGGTGCTGCTGATGGTGCCGGTCGTCGTCCGGTCCACCGAGGAGATGCTCAAGCTCGTCCCGAACGAGCTGCGCGAGGCGTCCTACGCCCTCGGGGTGCCGAAGTGGCGCACGATCGTGCTGGTCGTCCTGCCGACGGCCTTCAGCGGCATCGTCACCGGCGTCCTGCTCGGCCTGGCCCGGGTGATGGGCGAGACCGCGCCGCTGCTGATCCTCGGGCCGTACGCGAAGTCCATCAACACCGACCTTTTCAACGGGTTCATGGCCGCACTGCCGACCATGATCAACCAGGACCGCACCGAGGTGCTCCAGCCCGCGCTGGACCGGGTCTGGGCCGCCGCGCTCACCCTGGTGCTCCTGATCCTCGTCCTCAGTATCGCCGGGCGGATCGTGGCTCGCCTCGGTGCCGTCAAGCAGTAG
- the pstB gene encoding phosphate ABC transporter ATP-binding protein PstB yields the protein MAKRIDVKDLNAYYGGFKAVEDVTMTVEPRSVTAFIGPSGCGKSTFLRTLNRMHEVIPGARVEGSIRLDDRDLYGGEVDPVAVRRTVGMVFQRPNPFPTMSIFDNVAAGLKLNGVKNKARVSEVVEKSLRAANLWTEVKDRLAKPGAGLSGGQQQRLCIARAIAVEPQVLLMDEPCSALDPISTLAIEDLISQLKSRYTIVIVTHNMQQAARVSDRTAFFNLAATGKPGRLIEIGDTTKIFSNPVERATEDYISGRFG from the coding sequence ATGGCCAAGCGCATCGACGTCAAGGACCTGAACGCCTACTACGGCGGTTTCAAGGCGGTCGAGGACGTCACGATGACCGTCGAGCCGCGATCGGTGACGGCGTTCATCGGGCCGTCCGGCTGCGGCAAGTCGACCTTCCTGCGGACCCTGAACCGGATGCACGAGGTGATCCCGGGCGCCCGCGTCGAGGGGTCGATCCGGCTGGACGACCGTGACCTGTACGGGGGCGAGGTCGACCCGGTCGCCGTGCGCCGCACGGTGGGCATGGTGTTCCAGCGACCGAACCCGTTCCCGACGATGTCGATCTTCGACAACGTCGCCGCGGGCCTGAAGCTGAACGGCGTGAAGAACAAGGCCCGGGTCTCGGAGGTCGTCGAGAAGTCGCTGCGCGCCGCGAACCTGTGGACCGAGGTCAAGGACCGGCTCGCCAAGCCGGGCGCGGGGCTCTCGGGCGGTCAGCAGCAGCGGCTGTGCATCGCCCGGGCCATCGCGGTCGAGCCGCAGGTGCTGCTGATGGACGAGCCGTGCTCCGCGCTCGACCCGATCTCGACGCTGGCGATCGAGGACCTGATCAGCCAGCTGAAGTCGCGGTACACGATCGTCATCGTCACGCACAACATGCAGCAGGCTGCGCGGGTCTCGGACCGGACCGCCTTCTTCAACCTCGCGGCGACCGGCAAGCCCGGCCGGCTCATCGAGATCGGCGACACCACGAAGATCTTCAGCAACCCCGTCGAGCGCGCCACCGAGGACTACATCTCCGGCCGCTTCGGCTAA
- the fabI gene encoding enoyl-ACP reductase FabI, whose protein sequence is MLLEGKKLLVTGVLTDSSIAFHVARLAQEQGAEVVLTSFGRTMKITQVIARRLPAAAPVLELDVTDTDHLASLAERVGEHTDRLNGVVHSIGFAPAGAFNFLEAGWDDVATALHTSAYSLKALAVATQPLLQRGSSIVGLTFDGSYAWPVYDWMGVSKAAFEAVNRYCARDLGPLGVRANLVSAGPIRTTAAKSIPGFQAFEDTWGARAPLGWDVNDPVPAAQACVALLSDWFPATTGEIVHVDGGVHAMGQ, encoded by the coding sequence ATGCTGCTCGAGGGCAAGAAGCTGCTCGTGACCGGAGTGCTGACCGACTCCTCGATCGCGTTCCACGTGGCCCGCCTGGCCCAGGAGCAGGGCGCGGAGGTCGTGCTCACCTCGTTCGGCCGCACGATGAAGATCACCCAGGTGATCGCTCGCCGGCTGCCCGCGGCCGCGCCGGTGCTCGAGCTCGACGTCACCGACACCGACCACCTGGCGTCGCTGGCCGAGCGGGTCGGCGAGCACACCGACCGGCTGAACGGCGTGGTGCACTCGATCGGTTTCGCGCCGGCCGGGGCGTTCAACTTCCTCGAGGCCGGCTGGGACGACGTCGCGACCGCGCTGCACACCTCGGCGTACTCGCTCAAGGCGCTGGCGGTCGCGACGCAGCCGCTGCTGCAGCGTGGGTCGTCCATCGTGGGGCTGACGTTCGACGGCTCCTACGCCTGGCCGGTCTACGACTGGATGGGCGTGTCCAAGGCCGCCTTCGAGGCGGTGAACCGCTACTGCGCCAGGGATCTCGGGCCGCTGGGCGTGCGCGCCAACCTGGTCAGCGCCGGCCCGATCCGGACCACTGCCGCCAAGTCCATCCCGGGCTTCCAGGCGTTCGAGGACACCTGGGGTGCGCGGGCGCCGCTGGGCTGGGACGTCAACGACCCGGTACCGGCCGCTCAGGCCTGCGTGGCGCTGCTGTCCGACTGGTTCCCGGCCACCACGGGCGAGATCGTGCACGTCGACGGCGGCGTGCACGCCATGGGGCAGTAG
- a CDS encoding inorganic phosphate transporter, whose translation MVFNYTNGFHDSANAIATSISTRALTPRVALGMAAVANFVGAFAGQRVADTVGKGIIDPPSGSTGLAICAAALIGAIGWNLLTWWFGLPSSSSHALIGGLVGAALAGSATVLWSGVWDKVVIPMILSPFVGLIGGYILMLVILWLFRRSNPGKTARGFRSAQTVSAAAMAFGHGLQDASKTAGVVVLALTVGGYHTGSGIPPWVLLISATVISLGTYSGGWRIMRTLGRRIIHLDPPQGFAAETTAASILWIAGRVFGAPISTTHVITTAIMGVGATKRLSAVRWGVATNIVTAWVLTMPGAGIVAAVSYFVIHLFM comes from the coding sequence ATGGTGTTCAACTACACCAACGGGTTCCATGACTCGGCCAACGCGATCGCGACCTCGATCTCGACCCGGGCCCTGACCCCCCGGGTGGCGCTGGGCATGGCGGCGGTGGCCAACTTCGTCGGTGCGTTCGCCGGTCAGAGGGTCGCCGACACCGTCGGCAAGGGCATCATCGACCCGCCGTCCGGCTCGACCGGACTGGCGATCTGCGCCGCCGCGCTGATCGGCGCGATCGGCTGGAACCTGCTGACCTGGTGGTTCGGCCTGCCGTCCTCGTCCTCGCACGCGCTGATCGGTGGCCTGGTGGGCGCCGCGCTCGCCGGCTCGGCGACCGTGCTGTGGTCCGGCGTCTGGGACAAGGTCGTCATCCCGATGATCCTGTCGCCCTTCGTCGGCCTCATCGGTGGCTACATCCTGATGCTGGTCATCCTGTGGCTGTTCCGGCGGTCGAACCCGGGCAAGACCGCTCGTGGCTTCCGGTCGGCGCAGACCGTCTCAGCGGCCGCGATGGCGTTCGGCCACGGGCTGCAGGACGCCTCGAAGACCGCCGGTGTCGTCGTCCTCGCCCTGACGGTCGGCGGGTACCACACCGGCTCCGGAATCCCGCCCTGGGTGCTGCTGATCTCGGCGACGGTGATCAGCCTCGGCACCTACTCCGGCGGCTGGCGGATCATGCGCACCCTGGGACGGCGCATCATCCACCTCGACCCGCCGCAGGGTTTCGCCGCCGAGACCACGGCGGCCTCGATCCTGTGGATCGCCGGTCGCGTGTTCGGTGCGCCCATCTCGACGACGCACGTCATCACGACCGCGATCATGGGCGTCGGCGCGACCAAGCGGCTCTCCGCCGTCCGCTGGGGTGTGGCCACGAACATCGTCACCGCCTGGGTGCTGACCATGCCCGGCGCCGGCATCGTCGCCGCCGTGAGCTACTTCGTGATCCACCTCTTCATGTAA
- the pstC gene encoding phosphate ABC transporter permease subunit PstC produces MSVATPPADLLGDGDPHDPASSGPGDGASTGRLGDRLFAGAARGSGLLIIAMVTLVGVFLVSQAVPSLADNHANFLTSRVWDVDGPTLRFGIADLLWVTVIVATVAMIIAVPIAIGVALFLTQYAPRRLASPFAALVDLLAAVPSIIFGLWGIKILGPYVLHAQGWIETAFGWFPLFSSDTTINSAGTIFLASIVLAIMILPIVTALSREVFAQTPNAHKEAALALGATKWEVIRTAVLPFGRPGVISAAMLGLGRALGETIAVTIIVSSLAGGTSWSWSLFNGGETFASRIANNAAEFDSPQKAGAFIAAGLVLFILTFIVNAIARVVIERRKAFTE; encoded by the coding sequence ATGTCCGTAGCGACACCACCGGCTGACCTGCTCGGGGACGGCGACCCGCACGACCCGGCCTCGTCCGGGCCCGGCGACGGCGCGTCCACCGGGCGCCTGGGTGACCGGCTCTTCGCCGGCGCCGCCCGCGGGTCCGGCCTGCTGATCATCGCCATGGTCACGCTGGTCGGCGTCTTCCTGGTCAGCCAGGCCGTCCCGTCGCTGGCCGACAACCACGCCAACTTCCTCACCTCCCGGGTCTGGGACGTGGACGGGCCGACCCTGCGGTTCGGCATCGCCGACCTGCTCTGGGTCACCGTGATCGTCGCGACGGTGGCGATGATCATCGCGGTGCCGATCGCGATCGGGGTCGCGCTCTTCCTCACGCAGTACGCCCCCAGGCGCCTGGCCAGCCCGTTCGCCGCGCTGGTCGACCTGCTCGCCGCGGTGCCGTCGATCATCTTCGGCCTGTGGGGCATCAAGATCCTCGGACCCTACGTGCTGCACGCCCAGGGTTGGATCGAGACCGCGTTCGGCTGGTTCCCGCTGTTCTCGTCGGACACCACCATCAACTCGGCCGGCACCATCTTCCTCGCCTCGATCGTGCTGGCGATCATGATCCTGCCGATCGTCACCGCGCTGTCCCGCGAGGTGTTCGCCCAGACCCCGAACGCGCACAAGGAAGCGGCGCTCGCCCTGGGGGCCACCAAGTGGGAGGTCATCCGGACCGCCGTCCTGCCGTTCGGGCGTCCGGGAGTCATCTCCGCCGCCATGCTCGGCCTCGGTCGGGCGCTGGGCGAGACCATCGCCGTCACGATCATCGTCAGCAGCCTGGCCGGTGGGACGTCGTGGTCGTGGTCGCTGTTCAACGGCGGCGAGACCTTCGCGAGCCGCATCGCCAACAACGCGGCCGAGTTCGACAGCCCGCAGAAGGCCGGTGCGTTCATTGCCGCCGGCCTGGTCCTGTTCATCCTGACGTTCATCGTCAACGCGATCGCTCGAGTGGTCATCGAGCGCAGGAAGGCGTTCACCGAATGA
- a CDS encoding DUF47 domain-containing protein, which yields MRFSLSPKDTSFYDLFSDQSQHLVKGSALLTQVLGADTSAREDLARQMKDAEHAADESTHEIMRKVNSSFITPFDREDIYSLASNLDDCMDHMESAVDRIVLYQIGQLPAGVASQVEVLVRMSELTAEAMPRLRSMKDLAEYWIEINRLENQGDQVYRRLLAELFDGDLKATAILKLKDVVEGLEHAIDAFETVAHTVESIAVKES from the coding sequence GTGAGATTCAGTCTCTCCCCGAAGGACACCAGCTTCTACGACCTGTTCTCCGACCAGTCGCAGCACCTGGTCAAGGGCAGCGCGCTGCTCACCCAGGTGCTCGGCGCGGACACCTCGGCCCGCGAGGACCTGGCCCGGCAGATGAAGGACGCCGAGCACGCCGCCGACGAGTCGACCCACGAGATCATGCGCAAGGTGAACTCCTCGTTCATCACGCCGTTCGACCGCGAGGACATCTACTCGCTGGCCTCGAACCTGGACGACTGCATGGACCACATGGAGTCCGCGGTCGACCGCATCGTGCTGTACCAGATCGGCCAGCTCCCGGCGGGCGTCGCCAGCCAGGTCGAGGTGCTGGTCCGGATGTCCGAGCTGACCGCCGAGGCGATGCCCCGGCTGCGCTCGATGAAGGACCTCGCGGAGTACTGGATCGAGATCAACCGGCTCGAGAACCAGGGCGACCAGGTGTACCGCCGCCTGCTCGCCGAGCTGTTCGACGGTGACCTCAAGGCCACCGCCATCCTGAAGCTGAAGGACGTCGTCGAGGGCCTCGAGCACGCCATCGACGCCTTCGAGACGGTGGCGCACACGGTCGAGAGCATCGCGGTCAAGGAGTCCTGA
- the pstS gene encoding phosphate ABC transporter substrate-binding protein PstS, whose protein sequence is MTIKRVGRFAGVALVGALALTACGSDNNSNDAAGAASSSSCPSGTLNGEGSSAQKNAIDEAIASFGDTCSAAKVNYNPTGSGAGIKQFIAAQVDFAGSDSALNADKGEPADAAKRCQGNPAWNLPMVTGPIAVAYKLDGVDKLVVTPELAANIFSGKITTWNDPAIAKVNPDAKLPSTAIKVFFRSDESGTTENFTKWLHAAAPSAWTADPGKKWTGKGEGKEKSAGVTDGVSNTDGGITYVEWSYAKDAKLGVAQVDNGGGPVELTADTVSKSVATATQVGTGNDLALKLDYATKEPGAYPVILVTYEVVCSKGLEAGQTALLKSFLTHFSGTEFQGTLPDLGYAPLPSDLQSKVTAAVAAIS, encoded by the coding sequence GTGACGATCAAGCGAGTGGGCCGGTTCGCCGGCGTGGCGCTCGTCGGCGCCCTGGCCCTGACGGCCTGCGGCTCCGACAACAACAGCAACGACGCCGCGGGGGCTGCCTCGTCCAGCTCGTGCCCCTCCGGCACGCTGAACGGCGAAGGCTCCTCGGCGCAGAAGAACGCGATCGACGAGGCCATCGCCTCCTTCGGTGACACGTGCTCGGCGGCCAAGGTCAACTACAACCCGACCGGCTCCGGCGCGGGCATCAAGCAGTTCATCGCCGCCCAGGTCGACTTCGCCGGCTCCGACTCCGCCCTCAACGCCGACAAGGGCGAGCCGGCCGACGCGGCCAAGCGCTGCCAGGGCAACCCGGCCTGGAACCTGCCCATGGTCACCGGCCCGATCGCCGTCGCCTACAAGCTCGACGGCGTCGACAAGCTGGTCGTGACGCCCGAGCTCGCGGCCAACATCTTCAGCGGCAAGATCACCACCTGGAACGACCCGGCGATCGCCAAGGTCAACCCGGACGCGAAGCTGCCGTCGACCGCCATCAAGGTGTTCTTCCGCTCCGACGAGTCCGGCACCACCGAGAACTTCACCAAGTGGCTGCACGCCGCTGCGCCGTCCGCCTGGACCGCCGACCCGGGCAAGAAGTGGACCGGCAAGGGCGAGGGCAAGGAGAAGTCGGCCGGCGTCACCGACGGTGTGAGCAACACCGACGGCGGCATCACCTACGTCGAGTGGTCGTACGCGAAGGACGCCAAGCTCGGCGTCGCGCAGGTCGACAACGGCGGCGGCCCGGTCGAGCTCACCGCCGACACGGTGTCCAAGTCCGTGGCGACCGCGACCCAGGTGGGGACCGGTAACGACCTGGCCCTCAAGCTGGACTACGCGACCAAGGAGCCCGGCGCCTACCCGGTCATCCTGGTCACCTACGAGGTCGTCTGCAGCAAGGGCCTGGAGGCCGGCCAGACCGCGCTCCTGAAGTCCTTCCTGACGCACTTCTCGGGCACCGAGTTCCAGGGCACCCTGCCGGACCTCGGCTACGCGCCGCTGCCCAGCGACCTGCAGTCCAAGGTGACCGCGGCCGTCGCCGCGATCAGCTGA